The Alosa alosa isolate M-15738 ecotype Scorff River chromosome 17, AALO_Geno_1.1, whole genome shotgun sequence genomic sequence TCTGTATTAGCCACTGAGAGCAGCATGTGGCTTTATTGTTGGTGGAGTCACGTCACTACAGCCACAGCAGTGTTGTGCAGTGGTCTGCATTTCCAGCAAAGCACTGAGGATTTGCACAGGACAGGAGTCTGTCGGAGTCAAATCCACTTGTGGCTAAATAATCCCGACCCTCAAAAGGAGTTGATGAAGTTGAGATATGCGTTCATGAACCCTGTGGGGTCCTCTAGTTGTGGGTAGTGGCTGATGTGCTCGTCCAGGACGGACACTGTGGATCTCTGAACCATTTTgctaaacagagaaagagaaggctGTGCTCAGATAAAAGTTATGAAAGACATAACACATTAAGTTATTTATGCAGGTCAGTACTGTGAATTTCAATACAGCAACTCTAGAAAAGATTCTCACAGTCTATCATTTCTTTTCATTAGTAGTATATTTAATGGTAGAAACACTCAGACGTATAGTCCTTTTAAAGAGCATGTCCTCGTCAACACACAATCCCAACGTTAGCAGAGAATATCTTTTGTTTAAGCCCTGTCTGTCTACGGGGTTCACTGGAGGAAAAAGTGCAAGCTTCAGTGCTGAGGAggctggagggggaggaggaggattagGCTGCGAGGATGAACTCACTGGTAGTGCCGGATGAACTGGGGGTGGGGATTGACTGGATCCAGTGGACCGTAGATCATGTGAACTGGAGGACAGAAGTTGGATTGACATACATAAGCGCTGCAGAGGAGGTTTCTAGAAAGTTCTTTGTTGAAATACTTTAAATACACTTGAAGCATTAGGTCAATCTTTGTTATTACCAAAATTAGCCTACTGCATGACGCTAAATGCCGTTATACCTCCATGTGTGTCACAAGTCCTTCATTCTTGTGTAGAATTCATAACTCTGCACAACGGGTGTGTATCCGTAAACGAAAAAGACCCGCAAAAAGTGCCCCAGTGGTTAAGTCACCAGGCCGCAGATGGGGTAATAGGCTCAAGGGAGATTACCTGCTGCTAAGCAGCTTACTTTCAATGAATCACTCCACACTCGAACAGTTTGAGGAAACGCGCCACCCTGAGTATGTCGTTCACTCGGGTTTGCTAAAGCTCACAAGTGACTGCTCTTGTGACTGATTCAATAGACTGTGGGTGTCTGTGAGAGACACAGGTCTCCTGTACTGCATCTCTAGTAACTGAGAGTATTGAGCCAAATGAACACAATCATAAGGGATGAAGAGGATAAGGACAATGCAAATGCATGGAGAGAGCTACATGGTCAAGCAGAAATGTACATCTGCAGTCTGTAATATACGGTCACCATGGgaggattatgaactttcgggcccctgggccctgATGTATTacgggccccccacttattgtcgtatatgtgggggggggggggggttgggggtcctcccccagaacatttttaatttgtttgatgtgatttcctgtattctggtgcattttggggatggccaatactaaattcaatcagattcatagcctacatcctgatttgttgatattgaggcaatgattccatgcaaaggcttgggcttcagggccccctgaccccctgggcctgggcccggtaggcccgtgcagtaatccatccctgactgtCACAATGCCCTGTAATTCACCAAAGCAAATCTCATGTATCTCATGCCTGTTAGAGATTGGTTCTGGTCTTCCATTTCCACAATCCAAACAACCAACTTTAATAATCAGGTCACCTGGATTAGAGACATCACTCTAGACGTGAGGGTACCCCAAAGTTCAGCCTAGCCCTGCAGATACGTTCCGCAGTCTTACCAGGGACGTGTGTTGACGTGAGAGCCCCCACCCATCGGTCTCGGTGTTTGAGTCTCTGGTTAATGAACTGCAGGATACTGGGGAGAGAGAAGCCAATGGTCAAATCTCCAGAGACAATAACAGCAACACCATGTGTTGATGAGCAGTAAATGAGAGGGACAAAGTCCCAGAGCGCTGGCGTTGGGATCTGGGATCAGTGTTGAGTCTACAGAATCTGTTGCCACCCACACTGCAAAAATTAGCTTTTGGGGACCACTGAATCTGCTCATGTGGATTCAGGCAAAACCACCACAAACCAAGACTGCCTGTCATTATCAAACCTCAAACAATTGGACAAAAATAAAGGCTGCTTCTTTCCCCATCCCCTTTCAAAGGCACACGTTTTGAAATTTTGAACTCAATTAGCCAGATCACATTTAAGGCAATTTTTTCTCACTATCACTAAATGCCTTCCCTATTCTTAGACACACATTTGTCATGTACAAGACCTAAATGTAAAACATCATGATGCTGATGACTTTATATGCAAACAACCTCCACTCCCAAATGCCTACCTGTCCATGACGAGATTCCCATCCTTGAAGCGGATGCCTGTCCACATGTCCCAGTACTCTGCATCGGTGGGCTGGGTGAAGGGCCCAAACACCTCTCCTATGCTGGAATCAGAAAGGTTGACACTCAATCAGTTCACTGCTGTGGCTGCATAGAGCTTATAGTAACAGTGAAAAGAGCCTTCACCACCCAAACGCCTCTTAAAAATAATAACAGTCTAGAAAGCAGACGATTGTAAGTATAACTTGGGCTGGATGTCAACATGTTGCAGCATGCAGTCTCACAGGCGTGATCAGGGCCCTGTTCAATGAGCTTGACCTCATTTATGTCCACTTATCTGGAGTCAGTCACGACATTCTTTGTTCCGCAGATAACAAAGACATAACAAACAACCCAGGCGCTTAGGTAGCCCAACATGGCAATGTTTTCCACGGGCCTCGCTTGTTCAGATCTGATAACTGGGCCTACgcatggaggtggaggtgggagcCGCTCACCCTCGAGAGAAGAGCATGTAGTTCATGAGACGAGTGAGCACTGGGGTTATAATGCCACCGTCCTTCAGCACCTGTGGACAGAAATGGACGtttgagtgaaagtgtgtggcCACTGGCTTCACTTGAGGTGCAATCACTGAAAAGAGATGATGCAAAATTAGGCTCGGATTCTCTGGGTGATCGTGAATAAGAGCTAATTGAAGTGTCTAGCATGTATGTGAGTAACGTGACACAGACTACACTCATCCATACACCATTCTCTTCGGTGTATAACAAACAATATGACATAATCAGTAAACAGTGGAAACAAAGCACCATCAAATATACCAAAGTCTTTAAAAAATCCCTTCATTGGCAATATTTTAACTGACAGGAGTAGCAGTGGCTCGTCTGTCTGCTCATAGTACTAAACTCTGCAAGCCTGCATCTGCATGATAAACAATGGCCAGTGGTCAGAGCTTCTGCCTGTAGTCATAACTTCTGGGGGTGTCCCTTGATGCACAGATGCGTCCAGTTCCATGGACTAGAGGCCAAAGTGTACCCTGACGACgtgcagtgtgtgtctgagtacgTGTCCTGACGTCAAACCACAAACACGATGGACATCTGTCAAGTATTTCAACTCATGGCTTAGTTGGCACATGCCAGTAAATGAAGGCAGCCTTGCTTGCACCATTGTTTTCTCTGTGGTATAAGAGGTCATTTGAGGACATGACTGTGGTTTATTGTTATTGAAAAACATTATTTATCTTACTTATAAAATCCTGGAACAGCGACTGGAACAGGGAAAATAAATGACACTAACAAATGCTGATCCAAACAATGTACTGTACCAGCAGTCCTATGTTTTCTCAGTCACTATAGTCAACATGACAACAACACACTGAATCTTGTACTCAGAGAGAGGTGAACATAGAGGATTAAATCACTCTCCGTGCAAACCCTTCAggggaaaagaaaaaaggtAGAAGAGAGGCAAGTTGGCTGATTCAAAGCAAAAAGACATGCTTCTGCACTCGTGGCTTCTCAGTGGAGTGGTCATTTATAGTGCCCCGTATTAAATAGTGTTGTTGTAAATGGTGAGAAAAATTGGACAAGAATAAAGGCTGCTTCTTTCCCCATCCCCTTTCAAAGGCACACGTTTTGAAATTTTAAATGGTGAGACTTTGTCCTTACAGCATCCACAATCGAAGGTTGCCTAATTTGAAAATTCATAGGATCAGGACAGAACTTGACATAAACCTGTCCAAACTGTGCCATAGTTATGGCCCTAGTTTTCACAGAGATAATTCAAATTGTGTTGTTATGGTTGGTTTTGTTTGGAGTTTAATTTAAGCCTTTTGCCTTTCACTGGGAAAAGACAGTGAATATTGACAGGAAAAGATTGAGAGGGAGACTGGGAGTCGTCAGCAAGTAACCACTGTCAGATTCAAACCCTGAGAAACCCCTGACAAACACAGGACAGACCCCTCTCACTCACCTTCTGCAGAAATCTGGGGTGATGCGTCTCTGGGAATATccctacaataataataatgataataataataataagctttatttatatagcacctttcatacacagaatgcagctcaaagtggaACATTggaacatttaacacaataatatagaagaaaataataataacaataatacatctTGAGGCTAACGCAGCAAGTTGTTGCGGTAGTTTATATACAtaggctttgctaacaaatgcttaggctaACAAATGCTCCCCATTGATGTGGACTCGGTTAGTCTTAGTATGTTCTTAGTATTTGTTGTGTTTTATATGAATCTATATACAGACGTTTAAGGAACACAACGACCAGAAGACTGGCAGCCGTAACCCTTAACCCCCTACATGCATGCCATATGGCAacagtggcaaggaaaaactcccatattcccgGAAGAAACCTTGAGTAGAACtcgacttaatagggggagcccatctgcttctggctggctgcagctCTATTAGCAGCAGTCAAAGCAGAAGACAGCAGTTGAAGCAGTCGAACCCAGAAGCATCATGCCAGTCAGTTCTTAGAGCCCTCCACACAGTGTGCATATGCAACATAACCACAACATCAGTGGTGTGACAGTGAAAAGAGCTTGTACCAGATAATATGAAGTGGTACAAACTACTGGCAGCATTGCTACAAGACACAAACTCTATCACAATATATTACAGACCGTATTAGTCTGTTAATTTAAGTAGAGTTGTTACTTTCTATACATGTCATAACACTCTTACCTCCATTGGAGAGGCATAAACTTTTAATTGCCAGGTGTCCTGTTCGATTGTGTTCACTccttcacacagagacacagattgGGTTGGGGAGagggacagggacagagaggaaaggagcAACTTACATATCAACTCAGACAAGGTTCCAGTATTCTGTCAGATCCCATTTTCATGCTATCCAGTTATTAAACTACTAGTCTCAGggggccacacacaccaccatgctACATCAGTCTGGGGAGAATAGTTATGGGGTTTACATGTGGCTGAGCAGGTggattaactcattgagtgccaaatgcgttgagtgccaaaagcttttttttttaaattacgaaactagacactctaacacaccttatatgtgattttgggaactctgtgatgaatggaaatgaaatatatgacgatcgaaaactcatgaaaacgcacaatctggacattttatcataactcggttgccgctttgggtcgaatcagtgacgcatgcacgtcagctcaaaaccaggccattttcgtgggtctatcactaggtggcagtctcgccaggtcacttcccggaaactttacaggcaacacttcatatttcatgaaagacgttatatctccatttcaaaaaaaaaaaaaaaaacagcgattttgatgaaaactagccactgtttagcttgcgatttctcaggaacagaagcgtgtagaaatacacggtttgcacccactgagagcttaaagtctcacctttcaaacgagccattgtatgtgttcatagctataacacagaatatgctgtggctgtacaaaaatcatcaacaatggtactagattgctggcactctaggacaaagcttccgaaaacagcttggcattcaatgagttaacagaGTTTGACATTTCTTTGCATAGTTTAGACAGAGCTAATGAACTGGTATTCATTATCAACAGACTGGTATATTTTACTTGTCAAATAGAAAGCAGGTTGGCTTCAGCTTGTGTGAATAAACGCTGGAGATGTACTCTGGAGTGCTTAAGCAACATTTGAACTGATCTGCCTCGCTTCAATCTGCACTGAAGCTGTGCCCTCACCTGTAGAGTAATTCCAGTGCTACAGTGTCTCCATAGTCATGGGACAGAATGTTGATTTTGTGGTCAGCCAGGCCAAGGTGAGTGACCAGTGCCTCCACGATGGTTGCTTGTTCAAAGATGGAGTATCTGTGGGGCCTCTGTTACAAAAGATAGTGCCAGTGTGAAGAAGATTGACTGTGGTACTGGCTCCATTTATGAAAGGTAACATTACCTATgattatccatccatccaaaatctACTTTAACAGAGTTTTGAGCTAACTATGAATATGTCTGTCTCTTTTACACGCAATGGCTGGACACTGTGGTGTTTAAGGAGATGGGCCATTTTTTAAAGAGGCAATAGTCAATGATTCTGTGCCCTGCTTTCCTTGACTTCACCGCTTGAAATGACAGTGTGGGCCATCTTCGTTGTTACACAACCACACTCCTATTGCTCGCTGCTGGCAATTTTTTAACATCTGGGCAATACCACGCTAAACTGTCATGTCCATAACGGCAACTAAACGCCATGGTATTTGTATGATGCGAATGATTACGTGAAAAGTTTTTCATGTAAGTTCTACAACCAAGAgtgaatgctcaaatttcaagtaattatcattcacatcataccatggcatcgtgttggcgttatggacgtgacagttttgcgtggaattgcccatgTACCCCTTAAATAGTATGACTATATCATACTAtatctgtatttataaacaacagCACCTCTTTATGTTAACTTTTTCTATATGTATCCCCTTTATGAAAATGCAAACACCATTTACACGCACATGTCCTAAGTAGAACAGAGGAAATGTATACTCACAGGTTTATCACTGAAGCCAAAACCCAAGAAGTCTAGTGCTATCACCCTGTTGAAACGCTGATTCAAAGCTTCCCAAATCTACAAACGCAACCAATCAcgtaataaaataaaacaattatcattatcattatcattattattataggcCAAATCCTCAAGTTAGAGATCTGAAGAAGACAACTGGAGCTTCCTCAATTCTAACTTGTGCATAGCtgcaatacaacacaatacaatataacACTTACCTTATACCAATCATAACTTGAAGTGGGAAACCCATGTAATAGTATGACAACATCTGAGCTTCCACGAGCTCCAAAAGACTCTGTTATGGACAAAAGCAAACACCAGTTCTTGCGAAATATCATCACAAGGGAGAAGTATTTGTCTTAAGCAAAATGACCCAAAGTCCTTACCTCTATAAAATATATGACTGCCTCTGAAAGCAAAGAGGTCTCCGGTCGAACGCCAGGTCTGCAATGCTGGAGACAATTGTGGCGGTGGGACGTGCAAGTACACCGCCACCAGCGGCACGCAAATCAAGCCCACATGTAACCACCACTCCTTCATGGTGCAGCGAGAGGATTCGCAGTCTTCCTCGCCTTCGTCACTCTGCAGACAGTTGACAACAGCGCGTCTTAAAGAAGTCTAGTCTAGACagcctgttttgttttgctaatcGAGTCTAGTCAAGGTAATTCATGACAAAACTAGCTTGCAAGATCTACTGCAAGTGCAAAGGTGACAGTGTCAGGGGTGCAGTTATGGGGCAGAGGCTACTCGGTCTAGTTTTCAGTGTCTTCCGTGTTAACTATATCTGACCTCAACAGGGTAAAAAGCCAAAGGGTAAAGACACACAAGGAAATGTTTATGTCAAGCCATTCAGCGCTAGCCAGCTAGCAAACTAATATATGTCTAGTTGACAGCGTCGAGTCCCCTTCTATTGGGTTTTAAGCCGGGCAAAAGTTTGTCAACACCTACGTACGGTTGGGGTCGCGGCGAGTTTTGCAGTTGCACATCCTTCTATAATCTTCCCGGTTGTCTGGCAAGGTGGGAGAGAAGCTTAATTAACGCCGTGTCCGCCAGAGTTTGTCTGAGTTTACGGACCTACTGTCCGGCCAGAACATATGAGACTAAAGCACGTCCATGGGGAATGAATGAAACCACATGAAAACCCCGTTTTTCAAAACTACACATTCTGGGAGAAAAATAAACACACGTGTTTATGCAGTTGAACATTTCTTTTAACAGATAACCTCCTTAACAATATTCCAATCTGGAAGTGTTTACATGCGCTCATCAAACCCTAAAAGTCGGCAGTTTTAATATAataatgggggtgggggtatataattctcactatatttttctgaaagctacatatctctggagtataaaatggtatgataaCAAGTTagatcttgtagctttgtggctgtgcaggccttcaaagttgacctctgatttgaaaaaaaaaaaaaaaaaactcaaaagagcccagaaaataatccaaatcttattattactgatgcatatgtggtgtttgatgttggcatacatattttgactcattatgtgattttgctcttcattttggttgataaaattcaagatttatgtgcaaaaaaagGCTAATTTGGGTAGGCCCATGCAGTAATCCCTCCCTGGCAATACCTGAATGCAGACCTTATTGATCATTACTATTCTACCTTCCTTACTTTCAATTGTGAGTTGAAATTAATGTTAAATGATGAGGTCTGCAgtacaaatgttttttaaattgtagctGAAACGAGTACAAAGGATCTTTAATCTATTCATTGAATTCAtcgtcagaacaggagcacagagtatgccatctctatggcaattcactctgccctgtcccaccttgacaatagcaccacctatgtaagaatgctgttcattgacttcagctcagtgttcaacaccatcatcccctccaaactgatcaccaaactcagtgaactgggcatcaatacctccctctgtaactggattctggactacttgtattgcattcattgtgtacacttgagataaataagtttggtttttcttttatcacatacacatatattggtagatgttttttctttaccttgacatgtttCAACGTATACTTCCATCTTCATCAGAAGGTCAAACGGTGGAGTAGTGTGACTCGTTTttatcagctgatgttgttacgaggtgtgatccacctgacagttttttgacaggtggaccACACCTCCTGC encodes the following:
- the mest gene encoding mesoderm-specific transcript homolog protein, whose product is MKEWWLHVGLICVPLVAVYLHVPPPQLSPALQTWRSTGDLFAFRGSHIFYRESFGARGSSDVVILLHGFPTSSYDWYKIWEALNQRFNRVIALDFLGFGFSDKPRPHRYSIFEQATIVEALVTHLGLADHKINILSHDYGDTVALELLYRSEHNRTGHLAIKSLCLSNGGIFPETHHPRFLQKVLKDGGIITPVLTRLMNYMLFSRGIGEVFGPFTQPTDAEYWDMWTGIRFKDGNLVMDSILQFINQRLKHRDRWVGALTSTHVPVHMIYGPLDPVNPHPQFIRHYHKMVQRSTVSVLDEHISHYPQLEDPTGFMNAYLNFINSF